gtttaaaatttatttacagaatacaaaaataaGGGTTTCAGCTAGCATAGTTATTAGTGTATGAATAAGTGAAATTATGACTATATGGAAAATCTTTTAAGATATCTGAGAtgttaaatacttaaatacagtGTTGTAGTTTAATCTTGGCACAGTCACAGTTCCAGCTTCACAGTGTTTCACTAAAGGTAAGACCATTTCCATGTGATATACGGTCATATGTTTACAATGTCATTATCACAAAAGTAAACAGAACTATGATCAAAACCTGGATTTTGTGCTTTTCTCACTTGTCATATAATTTTAAATCTGTGAATCATCTCATGCATAACAAGTGATGCCATCGGAGATGTGTAAAACATAACATATGTAACAACCAACCTCTTCTGGtttcttcattttttgtttttgtttagataattACTGACTACTCTTTGAAAACTGGGGTGGTGGATGTTCCCTTGTAAAAAATATTCCTGGTATTGTCTGGACTGTTTCCTCTTTCAGGGATGAGGATCCTGGTTTTTCTGCGCAAGCTCGAATTGTGACTCTCAGGACCAGATTCTGTCATTTCCATGGGAGTGACCCGGATGGTGGAAATGGTCTGGTTGGGATGTTGGTCTCCACCTGCCGTAGATACAGTAGGGACAGTCGGAACAGTTGGAACTGCGACAACTTTAGGAGCATTAGAGCCATTCTTCTTTCTGTCTGTAGAACTGTTCCCATCCCTCACGGATTCTGAGCTCTCTGAGTCCCGATTCAAGTCGTTGAGCTCAAATGAATGTCTAAAGCTGCTTTGGGACTTCCACGTCCAGGAGCCACTTCCATCTGTGGAGTGCGCATGCACCAGGGCTCGGCCATTCTCTGGATGGGCTTCCACCCGAATGATTGCTCCAGTGCTGCCTTGACCTCCAGACTCCTCAGGCAGGGTCTTGTAGCGCTGCAGTGGTGCTGTGGAACTGGTGTGGCTGCTGCTTTCAGAACTGGGAGAGCTTCCCTGCAGGAGACCTTGCTGCTTGGACATCGCAATGACCTGCATTATCCGTGGCTGGCCATTAGAGTTAGTCCTAACCACTGGTACCTCCCCACCGTTCTCCGCAGTCCTCTCCATGCTTTTAAGCCATTTGTCGCGGATGTTACTGCCATTTGGCAAGCCACCCATGTTCTCCTGTGTCTCCTCTGGGATGTGCACCAACTGCGAGGAACCAGGTCGAGACTGGATGGTTATCCGAGCACCGCCAGCAATTCCGCTGGGGTTGCTTAGTAGTGTTGTACTTCCAGTGGCCATTTTTAGGTAAGGGGTTCCAGGTCCCTGATGTTCACCATTGATTCCCACAGCTAAGGGTTCAGAATTGCAGCGGATGTCCATGCTGTTTGGAGGGGACAGTCCTGGTCCGCCTTCCATGGCATGCAGGGAGTGTTTATGGCTCTCGTTCCTACTCTTCCACTGCATCAGCAGCTGCTTCGATCGACTCGAGTCTACCGAGGAGGTGTGGATGGTGGCGTTGCGGAAGGCAGACTCATCCATGGCAGGCGTGTGCACTCTGGGCAAGGTATTGAAGGTCACCATGTTCTCCTTGTGTGGTGGACTGCAGGTGATGACCTCCACATCTCCACTTGGTCTTTTCAGGCTGCTAAGAGATCCAGCCTGGTGGTATTTGGTGTTGCGGCGCAGTATGCCCTCGGAGCATGAAGATGAGAGGCCATCACTGCCACTGCAGCTCTTGGCAGGTAGGTGGTGACCTTGCTGGCAAAGGTCAGCCATAGTTCGATGAGAATCCTGAACGTGAAACTGACTTGTCGGTTTCTGCTTGCTCGGTTGGAAGTTTCCTACAGCAAACAAACCCTGGATGGACAAAACACAGTATTTCATTTGTATTTCCTAACATACTTAATAATAAGGGTTTTGGTAACACAGTTTACttgacatgttcctggatcaacattcgtTTTAGTCCTGGAACAACTAGTCTGATTTTAGGGTAAGTCTTATGGCTTGAGTTTGGACCATGAAAATGCCTGATTCCTTCTGGTTTTAGAGGAATGTTAGAGTTTGGCGTACAATTATTTGATGAGAATGTTACTCTAGAACCAACAAAGAtctgatccaggaacatgtcctagTTGGCTAAATTGTAGTGtccatatttcatgttttaaacatGCAAGTAAACTGCATTTCCAAGACCCTTTGTATCATGAAATTGctttaaaatgctattaaatatataaaacttctTATATTCATCTCACTAAGTATACAGCGATGCCCCCTCCAAGCAGGAAGCCCAGGTAAACGTCAACAGCATGGTTCTTGTGCTGAATAATGCGGGTTAGGCCACATATGATGGCACAGATGATGAAGGAGAACACCAGAAGAGGCTTCAGCAGTTTGGATGAGTCTGTTAGTGTGCTGTTGAAATACATCTGCACAAGAAAAAGACGATTAAGATCACAGATATGCTGTGATGTTTCCAAGCCGAAGCCAAATCAGGTAGTGAGCCACAGCTATAACATCTGAAAAATTCATGCACACtttgataattattataatcttcAAACACTTCAGAAGAAATGAATTAACCACAGGGAACATGATAAATCTAATTTGAGAGTATCATAAAGCACATTATCACTAAACCACTGaagcacatttaaataatttgagtATTTTGTGACTTGGTAAACCCCAGAGTTGTGAGATGGTTGGTACGGTTCCCAGAGACACGAGTCGCCATCCACTGTCTGACTCAAGATTATTAGACTGACTGTACATAAGATGACAATGTGTAAGGTCATTTCAACAGCTTAAACAGTTCTTTTATCAGGGAAATTCACAAGCGCTTTAAGCAAAAGCACACTGAGTATATCAGCTCATTATAAATGACAGATTCTTTGTTTTACATAATGAATCAACTGACCTTGAGCTTGAGAATGGAGCTATATAGACTGATAACCACACTTTAAAAATCAAGATTTTCTCTggttttgattttaaaactttaacagacATACACACATTGAATAACCTGCCAGAAAACCACTTTTTACACTTTacacatttttagctttttatggATAAGTGACGTAATATTATGTATGTAAACACACTCTTTGACTTCTAGAATAcccaatttaaaattattatgcaGATGTAAGTGACTTTACCGGCATTCTGTCAGCTTATATAATGTGCACATAGTTTGTGTTGATGTCAAGAGCAGAGAAAAATGTAAAGATGCATTCCTACCCTTGAATGGACAGTAACATTCAAACACATACAGCTCAAAGTGGCTAACACTCCATTGCACTACACTGACAAGCTCCACTAAACTGGATGATGTTGTTGCTGCACAAATTACAGTGGAAAGCTGTTGTCCTTTTATCCACACATCAGGGTCATTTTTGCACAGAAGGTGACATGAGTGCAGCTCCATTTTTCTGTCTCTCTAACAGCACAGTGAAAAGTGCCTAAATACTTCTGAATGACTGACTTTTACTCACCGAGACATACACGGCAGCAAAGGATGCCAGCGTTGCATGCTGTGATGGGAAggattttctgaaataaatgaaagcaatTCTGATCAACACTGTCATCAAAGGAGAGAAAGAATACAGCAGACACATTTGAAAGTCCATACCTCTCTTCTTGATGCATATGCTATACTGAGTTAATTTGCGGTGTTTAGTGTGTTGCCATGCAATTGCTATAGGGTCCTAAGGGTGGTTTCTAgtgcgttgctatgtggttgctgtaGTATGTTAGGAGTGGTTTATAGTGCATTGCTAAGCGGTTGCTATATGGTGTTGGAGTGGTTTTTAGTTTGTTGCTGTGAAGTTACTATAGGGTGTCGGGTGGTTTCTAGtgcgttgctatgcggttgctataGGCTATTAGgtaggggtgcatgataaatatcggccgaaTGCTCTGtaactacacagagccattgttaactgacaagctgcgcaaatccatgttcattatcagcgttgatttgcgcagcttgtcagttaacaacggctctgtgtaataacagctgctctatgtgaaatcacgcacctgatggaatttaccgttgatcagagaaccggctttactgacgagatgcgcattaattatcggccgatatttatcgtgcacccctactaTTAGGGGTGGTTTTTAGTGCTCTGCTGTGCagtttttcttcatgtttttatttgaaagtctAATTACAGTTCTCTTCTCATTATTAAACTTCATTCAAGAACATTGTTCATATagatacagtgggtacagaaaagaatcaacaccctttaaaataatcacattttgttgctttgcagactgaaatgaagacggacgtagtttttgttttatccagatgtatttactcagtgcaccttataacatccaagtgaaagatataacaccaacatgtcaggaaaaaaactgaatcactgagttggagAAAGAATCACTTCcttttatctgtattttgttgaaccacctttagttacagcctttagtctgttgggatttgtctctactaactttgcacatctagactttgcaaatTTGCCCACTCgtctttgcagaactgcttactttcagttaaatttgatggtgagcgtcaaataattaaattttagtctcatctgcctcagaatcttcaagttTACATGTCATTTCTAGGAGGGggatgatcctttttccaacttgGATGTAAGAAGTTACACTAAGTAAATACGGCTGTgctaaatacagcaaaaactgtgtccgtctctATTTCAGggtgcaaagcaacaaaatatgattattttggggtgggggggtggggttcttttctatacccactataTATTGGATGACTCCCATGGTGAGCTGAATATGTTGAACCTAATGTTGTGTCTGCATCTGGTTCAGACTGTTCAGaggataaataaacattaatagtGGCATCAAAAGCAGGAAACCATTACAAATAGCACTGATTCAACAGCATACACTATATTATCTctgacatacagtaaataaaaggTTCCAGAGAAAAGATTATCTACACTTTAAGTACTTGAGGCATCAAATTATACTTGCTGGTCTAGAACACGTCCAACTCCGTCTGATTGCGAGTTCTTGAATCATCACAACAGCAAATCTCTCCAGACAGAGCTGGAGTTATAAACGGGGTAAACGGTCAGTGTACTGTATGCTCAGAAATTCATAAGCCACTTCAGTACTTCATTATTTAGTGAATCTACACTAGCAGAAAAATGGTCCACGGCCTCGTCCGTTCCCTTGAAAACCAACCTTATTAAAAAGTACATCAAAAGCTATTCCTTTAATCTACAGCCTCTATTCTTAGGCTGCACTGAGGCTTGGCTCTGATCCATGCAGCCTCTTGTGCCTGTATATCTTTCGTACGAATCCCTGAGTATTAGGAGTTCACACTTGAgtaatatttaaagattttttaatcaACTTGTCTGTTTCAGCGGGTGTTAAAATAATCTCCGTTTCACATGACTGTGGCACTGTTAATCCAACAGAGATCTAGGTCTCCGTTCACCATGAATCAGAGACGTACCGGCCAGCGTTGATGACAGCGGCGTCAGATCCTGAGCAGATGTCCTCCAGGATGAAGAAACTTTCATCACAGGAGGTATTGAGGTGAGTGTAGTTGGGCTTGCAGACAGTCAGGAAGTAGGGGGTGGGGTAACCTGTCGACAACTGGATGATGTCGGTAATCAAAGCCGTGGCACATAAGCCAAACACATGAACGCCTGAAAGAAAAAAGACACTGAATGTACACTGTATACACTGATAACtgatcattatttatattaattttaaaataagttgataaCCAATATATTGGCTGATATTATATACCAATGTATGTTTCCTGTTAAAAATTCAAAAGGGAAAActtgtaagatttaaaaaagaaaaaaaacttttattcagcaaagatgcattaagttgatcaaaagtgacagtaaagacatttataatgttacaaaagagtttttaataaatgctcttttgaactttatcaaagaatcctggaaaaattcatctaaaaaatattttcaacattgactGTGAAAAGAACCATTATTATAATTGACCACCAATAATGATTGATATTATAAGTATGTgagtattataatgatttctgagggatcatgtaacactgaagactggagtaatgatgctgaaatttcagctttgcttcaAGAATAActtgtaatgtaattttatgtaaatggaaaacagttttatgattttaataaaatttcacaatattactgcttttactgtatttttaatcaaataaatgcaaccttggtgagcataagagacatgcTGGTACTCATATGACCACAAATATTTAGCCATTTTATTGCCAGGAATATTTACATACATGTTCTGAGAGCTACACTTTTGTACAGTTTTTTGTGCATCTAATGTGTCATCAAAGGTAGCTGTGTGAACGttcttcagaatttctccttttgtgttcagtggaaaAACAGCTTTGGAGCAACAAGAGGTTAAGTGCTGTACAtagtgacagaattttaattttatcacttttattgctgatcagtttaacacatttttaaattcattccaCAGAGttttggcccaaaaaaaaaaaaaaccctgcacatTCCATTGGGGCCTAAAGGTAATGAAATAAAGGagtgaaaaaaagaaatctaCAAGAAATGTGACCTACCCACAAACCTGACACCTCGGCGGACGAAAGAGTTAAAGTTGCAGCCGGCAGCGTTGATGTCAGCTTCAGCTCCTCCTCTGCACTGTGCCCGGGACAAACAGCAGAACAGAATCCCCTCTCCGATCATGATCTGTGGACATGCAACATACCAGGTCAGAGGTGGAAGTGGATCAAATGTTCAGGATTTCTCTCCTCTCAGATTGCACTCAATGGTCTCATACTAACTCTTCAGGaagttttttttactgtgacACCAAAAACAGAAGCTCTGTAGTGAAGCTCCAGATGCCTTTAAACAGAATCGCCATAATGTCCTTGTCTACGTGTAAATGCACAATTTTGATAAGCTATAATGCAATCAGTTCTCACTTGGGCTGAGAGAGCGGTCGTTTTGATCATTGCACACTTATGTATTAATGCCCATCTTAAGCAGGGCTGTCAGTGTGCATCAAAGACACATCCATCCTTAATCTGCTCCAGATCTGTCCCCGGCGTTTCACCTCCCTGTCTTCTGAAAATCACACACCCACTGACTTCTGCACAAACATCAGGGCTGTGAAGTGCTGCTTTCATGGAGATGAATCATTTCAGCTCAAATGGTCACAAGCTTTGTTTGGGTCCCTGGTGCTTCACTTCATTCCTTATGTAACCTCCATCACTTAACCACATTGTAGGAGAACAGCATAGTTAGGCCTgatcagtttttttctta
This sequence is a window from Cyprinus carpio isolate SPL01 chromosome A24, ASM1834038v1, whole genome shotgun sequence. Protein-coding genes within it:
- the LOC109068720 gene encoding 2-lysophosphatidate phosphatase PLPPR4-like, which gives rise to MSARERLKEKMIKESVTLLPCFYFVELPLLVSSMVSVYFLEWTDIFKPVRWGFSCHDRSLSLPYIEPTHEVIPFLMLLSLTFAAPAITIMIGEGILFCCLSRAQCRGGAEADINAAGCNFNSFVRRGVRFVGVHVFGLCATALITDIIQLSTGYPTPYFLTVCKPNYTHLNTSCDESFFILEDICSGSDAAVINAGRKSFPSQHATLASFAAVYVSMYFNSTLTDSSKLLKPLLVFSFIICAIICGLTRIIQHKNHAVDVYLGFLLGGGIAVYLGLFAVGNFQPSKQKPTSQFHVQDSHRTMADLCQQGHHLPAKSCSGSDGLSSSCSEGILRRNTKYHQAGSLSSLKRPSGDVEVITCSPPHKENMVTFNTLPRVHTPAMDESAFRNATIHTSSVDSSRSKQLLMQWKSRNESHKHSLHAMEGGPGLSPPNSMDIRCNSEPLAVGINGEHQGPGTPYLKMATGSTTLLSNPSGIAGGARITIQSRPGSSQLVHIPEETQENMGGLPNGSNIRDKWLKSMERTAENGGEVPVVRTNSNGQPRIMQVIAMSKQQGLLQGSSPSSESSSHTSSTAPLQRYKTLPEESGGQGSTGAIIRVEAHPENGRALVHAHSTDGSGSWTWKSQSSFRHSFELNDLNRDSESSESVRDGNSSTDRKKNGSNAPKVVAVPTVPTVPTVSTAGGDQHPNQTISTIRVTPMEMTESGPESHNSSLRRKTRILIPERGNSPDNTRNIFYKGTSTTPVFKE